The nucleotide sequence ACTGGCCGGAGTGGGTTCACGGACAGTCTAAACGGGCGTGGACAGGATGTAAGACTTTTCGGAGCAATCCTGGATGAAGCGTCAAAATTGGCCGAAGAGAGGCGGCCTTCCAAACTTGCGGTTTAGGCAGGTTTGGTAAACCAGGGAACAAGGGAGGGCGTAGCGTGGCTTTAGCACGGTATCGCCGGTATGCGGCAGTACTGCTTTGGGCTCTCTTGATGATGTTGTTCGCTACCAGCCTTGCCCTGGCCTTCGCGGAGGTTAGCGTGGGGGAAAGGGAGGCCTTGATCCGCGTCTCGTCGCCCGGGATACCAGCCTTGCCCAGTGTGGAAAGGACTACCTACCGGCAGGCCGTGGTAGAGACGGGGCCCGGCTACCAGACCTTGAGGGTTGTTTCCGGGGGCCGCTTCAGTTCCCTAGCCCCCTACCCCCTGGATCAGGCCAAGATCCCATCCTCTGCTACGCCATACCTCAGGCCGACCCCTTCCATACAGAGCGAGAACGCTGAGATAGCCGCCCACGCTGCCGCCCTTGTCCGGGGCTCGGACAAGCAGGAGGATGCGGTGTGGAAGGTACTGGCCTGGGTTATGGACAACCTCACATATGACGCCGGGCTTTCCCCCAATGATGCGCTCTCCGTGTGGGACACGCGCCGCGCGCGGTGCGCGGGATACTCCGCCCTGTCGGCGGCGCTCCTGCGGGCCGCGGGGATCCCGACGCGACTAGCCACCGGTTTGATGCTAGGGGATTCCACGGGGTCTGGATTACACGAGTGGATAGAAGTTTGGTACCCAGACCATGGGTGGGTTCCCTGTGAGCCCCAGGGTGAGTTCCATAGCGTGCCCCCTACCTACATATTCCTTTCAGCCAGAGCGGATGGGGCCCAGTGGCACCCCTCCCTTGCCTCACTGGCCGTGGCCATGGAGAAAGCGGCGATCCAGGTTACTAGGCAGGCGGATGCCAGTGAGATGGTGGACGTGCGGCGCACGCCCGCAATATGGGCCAGGGCTACAGGGGACGAGGGTAGCATCCAGGGGGCCACCCTCAAGGTCCGTGTCACCCGGCGCGACGGGCGGCCCCTGGGAGCGGGGGCCTTCGATCTCTTCACTGGGGGACGCCTTGGGGCATCCCTTCCCTTTGGGACAGGTGAGAGCTACGACCTTTCCTCCTGGGAGGCGGCCCCCGAAAGCGGGCAGGTGAGGCTGGAGACTGACGGGGCTGGCAGGCTTACCCTGGCGGGCCTGGCAGGGCGCCCGGTGGGGATCAACGTGAACGTACCTGGGTCCCCCGGCGTTTCCCTTGAGGCCCACCCGGAGGTGGGACGGGTGGGCTACATCGACGTCCTCATGGAGGCGGGCGGAACGCCCACTGTAACGGGGTCAGGGGTCCAGATGAGCATGGAAGGCAGCTGCACGCTGGTCCTAGGGGAGGTCGCCTCCGGGGGGCCGGCCCAGCTTGGGCTCGGGCCAGGTGGGGAGCTCAGGATCTACATCTCTTCTACCCAGTTGTATCCCTTCGGGGCACCTGACCTCAAGGTGCCCATGACCTTCTACCTGCCGGACCTCCCGGCAGCTGGGCCCGGGCGCCTCCCCGCGCTGCGGGTGAAGGGCCACACCCTCCAGCTCTCGGGTGTGGCGCCAGGACAGGTGAAGCTGGGGCTTGTCCTCCCGGGCCGGGGTGAGCAAGTTCACACCGTGGAGGTGTCTAGGGGTGAATGGACCCAGGAACCCCTACTCTGGCGGGACGGGGTTCTTCTCCAGGGCGCCGAGGCAAAGCGTTACCTGGTTCGCCTCTCCAGGCTTACCCTGGGTTTAGTGACTGTGGAGGTGGGGGGCCGCCTGGTACCGTCGGATGTCAACCCCATCATCGTGAAGGACCGCGTTCTCCTGCCGCTGAGGGCTGTGTGTGAGGCCGCGGGAGCCGAGGTTACCTGGCACCCAGTCCTGCAGGAGGCCCACGTCAAGATGGGGACCACCAGCCTAGTGGTGAAGCCCGGTAGTGACAGCGCCTGGGTGAACGGGACCACGGCGGACCTCGATGTGCCTCCCCTCATCCAGGAGGGGCGGATCCTGGTTCCCGTCCGGTTCCTCGGGGAGAACCTGGGGTTTTCCGTATCGTGGATACCGGGCTGGCGTACTGTGACACTGGATTGACCGGGGCGTTCCCCGTGAGCGCGCCAGCTGCCTTGGTCCTTCTCCTCAGGTTCCAGGAGAGGCTGGTCAGGGCATCCCGGAGGGGAAGCCCCACCCTGCGGATTAGGTCGACGATGCCCACCAGGACCCTGACCCTGGAATCCAGGAAGCGGTAGCGGTGGAAGGGGGGATAGGGGTCGCCGTGGTCAAGGAGGAGGTCCTCCTGTCTCAGCCTGTCAGCCAGGGGGGTGCCATCGTAGACCTGTAGCACGTTCATAGGCTGGGCCACCACCCGCCTGACCTCGGGCCACGGTCCGATGGTGCTCTTGAGGAACTCCGTGTTGGCGGAGACCTCCTCGAAGGTTGTGTAGGGATCGAACATGATAAAGCCCAGGGTAGCATCGATACCCAGCTTGCCCAGGATGCTCAGAGCCCTCCGGTTGTCTTCCACTGTAACACCCTTGTCGTAGGTGTCCAGGGCCCTCTGGACCCCGGATTCCACCCCTAGGAACACCCTTTTAAGACCAGCCTCCTTCAGCAGGAGGAGGGTTTCCTCATCCATGGCGTCCACCCTGCACTCCAGGCCAAAGCCCACATCAAGTCCCCTGGAGAGGATTTCGGTGGCCAGGGACCTGGCTGCCCGGAGGCCCGGGTTCCCAGGGCCCATGAAGTTGTCGTCCCAGAAGCGGATGAAGCCTACCCCGTGCTGGTCCATGAGTTCCTCAATCTCATTCACGACGTTAGAGGCAGAGCGCACTCTCCAGGCTGGCCCCGGCATGGAGCGGTAGAAGGCGCGGGTGTCACAGAAGGAGCAGTGAGCGGTGCACCCACGGCTACGCAGCACGGAGGCAGCCGCTATCTCCCCTGGGGCAACTTTCTCAAGGTAGACAGGCAGGGTGTCCCTGGCGGGGAAGGGGAGGGAGTCCAGGTCCCTTCGCATGGGCCTGGGAGGGTTTCTTCTCACGACCCCCTCCAGCCTGAGGGCAATGCCGGGTACATCCCGCCATTCTCTGCCATCCTCGAGGCGGGAGGCAAGTTCCAGGAGGGTCTCCTCAGACTCACCCAGCGCCACCGCATCCAGGGCGTGGCAGTTGACGAGCATTGCCTGGTAGAGGAAGGTTGGAGGGTGCCCACCCGCCACCAGGCTGCCCCTGTATCCCCTCTGGC is from Bacillota bacterium and encodes:
- a CDS encoding stalk domain-containing protein, with amino-acid sequence MALARYRRYAAVLLWALLMMLFATSLALAFAEVSVGEREALIRVSSPGIPALPSVERTTYRQAVVETGPGYQTLRVVSGGRFSSLAPYPLDQAKIPSSATPYLRPTPSIQSENAEIAAHAAALVRGSDKQEDAVWKVLAWVMDNLTYDAGLSPNDALSVWDTRRARCAGYSALSAALLRAAGIPTRLATGLMLGDSTGSGLHEWIEVWYPDHGWVPCEPQGEFHSVPPTYIFLSARADGAQWHPSLASLAVAMEKAAIQVTRQADASEMVDVRRTPAIWARATGDEGSIQGATLKVRVTRRDGRPLGAGAFDLFTGGRLGASLPFGTGESYDLSSWEAAPESGQVRLETDGAGRLTLAGLAGRPVGINVNVPGSPGVSLEAHPEVGRVGYIDVLMEAGGTPTVTGSGVQMSMEGSCTLVLGEVASGGPAQLGLGPGGELRIYISSTQLYPFGAPDLKVPMTFYLPDLPAAGPGRLPALRVKGHTLQLSGVAPGQVKLGLVLPGRGEQVHTVEVSRGEWTQEPLLWRDGVLLQGAEAKRYLVRLSRLTLGLVTVEVGGRLVPSDVNPIIVKDRVLLPLRAVCEAAGAEVTWHPVLQEAHVKMGTTSLVVKPGSDSAWVNGTTADLDVPPLIQEGRILVPVRFLGENLGFSVSWIPGWRTVTLD
- a CDS encoding radical SAM protein, which produces MSVLLVNLRHPGIRPQDRQEHLGMGYLASTLRAAGHEAKILDAQALGLTDREALDRALAHPQPALIGLSIPFQERLRRALIFASALRQRGYRGSLVAGGHPPTFLYQAMLVNCHALDAVALGESEETLLELASRLEDGREWRDVPGIALRLEGVVRRNPPRPMRRDLDSLPFPARDTLPVYLEKVAPGEIAAASVLRSRGCTAHCSFCDTRAFYRSMPGPAWRVRSASNVVNEIEELMDQHGVGFIRFWDDNFMGPGNPGLRAARSLATEILSRGLDVGFGLECRVDAMDEETLLLLKEAGLKRVFLGVESGVQRALDTYDKGVTVEDNRRALSILGKLGIDATLGFIMFDPYTTFEEVSANTEFLKSTIGPWPEVRRVVAQPMNVLQVYDGTPLADRLRQEDLLLDHGDPYPPFHRYRFLDSRVRVLVGIVDLIRRVGLPLRDALTSLSWNLRRRTKAAGALTGNAPVNPVSQYASPVSTIRKTPGSPRGTGREPGSAPPG